The Maylandia zebra isolate NMK-2024a linkage group LG1, Mzebra_GT3a, whole genome shotgun sequence DNA segment CATGTTGAAACAACAGGTCAAGGATCCACCACGGTTACATCAAAACCATCTGTGAGTACTGAAATTACATCTGGGCCTTTCactaccactgaaggaacagctacaacacctgcagagacaacagcatttgaatccacaacagccacagttatgacaacaaaaacaccaaaaatagtTACATCGGGACCAACAACATCCTCTACCACAGCTGTTGTTGAAACCAAAACCACAACTCCACATGTTGAAACAACAGGTCAAGGATCCACCACGGTTACATCAAAACCATCTGTGAGTACTGAAATTACATCTGGGCCTTTCactaccactgaaggaacagctacaacacctgcagagacaacagcatttgaatccacaacagccacagttatgacaacaaaaacaccaaaaatagtCACATCGGGACCAACAACATCCTCTACCACAGCTGTTGTTGAAACCACGACCACAACTCCATATGTTGAAACAACAGGTCAAGGATCCACCACGGTTACATCAAAACCATCTGTGAGTACTGAAATTACATCTGGGCCTTTCactaccactgaaggaacagctacaacacctgcagagacaacagcatttgaatccacaacagccacagttatgacaacaaaaacaccaaaaatagtCACATCGGGACCAACAACATCCTCTACCACAGCTGTTGTTGAAACCACGACCACAACTCCACATGTTGAAACAACAGGTCAAGGATCCACCACGGTTACATCAAAACCATCTGTGAGTACTGAAATTACATCTGGGCCTTTCACTACCACTCAAGGAACAGCTACAACAcctgcagagacaacagcatttgaatccacaacagccacagttatgacaacaaaaacaccaaaaatagtCACATCGGGACCAACAACATCCTCTACCACAGCTGTTGTTGAAACCACGACCACAAGTCCACATGTTGAAACAACAGGTCAAGGATCCACCACGGTTACATCAAAACCATCTGTGAGTACTGAAATTACATCTGGGCCTTTCactaccactgaaggaacagctacaacacctgcagagacaacagcatttgaatccacaacagccacagttatgacaacaaaaacaccaaaaatagtCACATCGGGACCAACAACATCCTCTACCACAGCTGTTGTTGAAACCACGACCACAAGTCCACATGTTGAAACAACAGGTCAAGGATCCACCACGGTTACATCAAAACCATCTGTGAGTACTGAAATTACATCTGGGCCTTTCactaccactgaaggaacagctacaacacctgcagagacaacagcatttgaatccacaacagccacagttatgacaacaaaaacaccaaaaatagtTACATCGGGACCAACAACATCCTCTACCACAGCTGTTGTTGAAACCACGACCACAAGTCCACATGTTGAAACAACAGGTCAAGGATCCACCACGGCTACATCAAAACCATCTGTGAGTACTGAAATTACATCTGGGCCTTTCactaccactgaaggaacagctacaacacctgcagagacaacagcatttgaatccacaacagccacagttatgacaacaaaaacaccaaaaatagtCACATCGGGACCAACAACATCCTCTACCACAGCTGTTGTTGAAACCACGACCACAAGTCCACATGTTGAAACAACAGGTCAAGGATCCACCACGGTTACATCAAAACCATCTGTGAGTACTGAAATTACATCTGGGCCTTTCactaccactgaaggaacagctacaacacctgcagagacaacagcatttgaatccacaacagccacagttatgacaacaaaaacaccaaaaatagtTACATCGGGACCAACAACATCCTCTACCACAGCTGTTGTTGAAACCACGACCACAAGTCCACATGTTGAAACAACAGGTCAAGGATCCACCACGGTTACATCAAAACCATCTGTGAGTACTGAAATTACATCTGGGCCTTTCactaccactgaaggaacagctacaacacctgcagagacaacagcatttgaatccacaacagccacagttatgacaacaaaaacaccaaaaatagtCACATCGGGACCAACAACATCCTCTACCACAGCTGTTGTTGAAACCACGACCACAACTCCACATGTTGAAACAACAGGTCAAGGATCCACCATAGTTACATCAAAACCATCTGTGAGTACTGAAATTACATCTGGGCCTTTCactaccactgaaggaacagctacaacacctgcagagacaacagcatttgaatccacaacagccacagttatgacaacaaaaacaccaaaaatagtTACATCGGGACCAACAACATCCTCTACCACAGCTGTTGTTGAAACCAAAACCACAACTCCACATGTTGAAACAACAGGTCAAGGATCCACCACGGTTACATCAAAACCATCTGTGAGTACTGAAATTACATCTGGGCCTTTCactaccactgaaggaacagctacaacacctgcagagacaacagcatttgaatccacaacagccacagttatgacaacaaaaacaccaaaaatagtTACATCGGGACCAACAACATCCTCTACCACAGCTGTTGTTGAAACCAAAACCACAACTCCACATGTTGAAACAACAGGTCAAGGATCCACCATGGTTACATCAAAACCATCTGTGAGTACTGAAATTACATCTGGGCCTTTCactaccactgaaggaacagctacaacacctgcagagacaacagcatttgaatccacaacagccacagttatgacaacaaaaacaccaaaaatagtCACATCGGGACCAACAACATCCTCTACCACAGCTGTTGTTGAAACCACGACCACAACTCCATATGTTGAAACAACAGGTCAAGGATCCACCACGGTTACATCAAAACCATCTGTGAGTACTGAAATTACATCTGGGCCTTTCACTACCACTAAAGGAACAGCTACAACAcctgcagagacaacagcatttgaatccacaacagccacagttatgacaacaaaaacaccaaaaatagtCACATCGGGACCAACAACATCCTCTACCA contains these protein-coding regions:
- the LOC143419879 gene encoding uncharacterized protein LOC143419879, producing MTTKTPKIVTSGPTTSSTTAVVETKTTTPHVETTGQGFTTVTSKPSVSTEITSGPFTTTEGTATTPAETTAFESTTATVMTTKTPKIVTSGPTTSSTTAVVETKTTTPHVETTGQGSTTVTSKPSVSTEITSGPFTTTEGTATTPAETTAFESTTATVMTTKTPKIVTSGPTTSSTTAVVETTTTSPHVETTGQGSTTVTSKPSVSTEITSGPFTTTQGTATTPAETTAFESTTATVMTTKTPKIVTSGPTTSSTTAVVETTTTSPHVETTGQGSTTATSKPSVSTEITSGPFTTTEGTATTPAETTAFESTTATVMTTKTPKIVTSGPTTSSTTAVVETTTTSPHVETTGQGSTTVTSKPSVSTEITSGPFTTTEGTATTPAETTAFESTTATVMTTKTPKIVTSGPTTSSTTAVVETKTTTPHVETTGQGSTTVTSKPSVSTEITSGPFTTTEGTATTPAETTAFESTTATVMTTKTPKIVTSGPTTSSTTAVVETTTTTPYVETTGQGSTTVTSKPSVSTEITSGPFTTTEGTATTPAETTAFESTTATVMTTKTPKIVTSGPTTSSTTAVVETTTTTPHVETTGQGSTTVTSKPSVSTEITSGPFTTTQGTATTPAETTAFESTTATVMTTKTPKIVTSGPTTSSTTAVVETTTTSPHVETTGQGSTTVTSKPSVSTEITSGPFTTTEGTATTPAETTAFESTTATVMTTKTPKIVTSGPTTSSTTAVVETTTTSPHVETTGQGSTTVTSKPSVSTEITSGPFTTTEGTATTPAETTAFESTTATVMTTKTPKIVTSGPTTSSTTAVVETTTTSPHVETTGQGSTTATSKPSVSTEITSGPFTTTEGTATTPAETTAFESTTATVMTTKTPKIVTSGPTTSSTTAVVETTTTSPHVETTGQGSTTVTSKPSVSTEITSGPFTTTEGTATTPAETTAFESTTATVMTTKTPKIVTSGPTTSSTTAVVETTTTSPHVETTGQGSTTVTSKPSVSTEITSGPFTTTEGTATTPAETTAFESTTATVMTTKTPKIVTSGPTTSSTTAVVETTTTTPHVETTGQGSTIVTSKPSVSTEITSGPFTTTEGTATTPAETTAFESTTATVMTTKTPKIVTSGPTTSSTTAVVETKTTTPHVETTGQGSTTVTSKPSVSTEITSGPFTTTEGTATTPAETTAFESTTATVMTTKTPKIVTSGPTTSSTTAVVETKTTTPHVETTGQGSTMVTSKPSVSTEITSGPFTTTEGTATTPAETTAFESTTATVMTTKTPKIVTSGPTTSSTTAVVETTTTTPYVETTGQGSTTVTSKPSVSTEITSGPFTTTKGTATTPAETTAFESTTATVMTTKTPKIVTSGPTTSSTTAVVETTTTTPYVETTGQGSTAVTSKPSVSTEITSGPFTTTKGTATTPAETTAFESTTATVMTTKTPKIVTSGPTTSSTTAVVETTTTSPHVETTGQGSTIVTSKPSVSTEITSGPFTTTEGTATTPAETTAFESTTATVMTTKTPKIVTSGPTTSSTTAVVETTTTTPYVETTGQGSTTVTSKPSVSTEITSGPFTTTQGTATTPAETTAFESTTATVMTTKTPKIVTSGPTTSSTTTVVETTTTTPYVETTGQGSTIVTSKPSVSTEITSGPFTTTEGTATTPTETTAFESTTATVMTTKTPKIVTSGPTTSSTTAVVETTTTTPHVETTGQGSTTVTSKPSVKDPPRLHQNHL